In Lachnospiraceae bacterium, one DNA window encodes the following:
- the rpsR gene encoding 30S ribosomal protein S18: MAFNKTDRPEGAKMRRPGGMRRRKKVCVFCGDKNGVIDYKDTNKLKRYVSERGKILPRRITGNCAKHQRALTVAIKRARHIALMPYVCE; encoded by the coding sequence ATGGCATTTAATAAAACAGACAGACCAGAGGGCGCTAAGATGAGAAGACCAGGCGGAATGCGCAGAAGAAAAAAAGTTTGCGTTTTCTGTGGTGATAAGAACGGCGTTATCGATTACAAGGACACTAACAAATTAAAGAGATACGTATCTGAGAGAGGTAAAATCCTTCCTCGTCGTATCACTGGCAACTGCGCAAAGCATCAGAGAGCTTTAACTGTAGCTATCAAGCGCGCTCGCCACATCGCACTCATGCCATATGTTTGCGAATAA
- the rpsF gene encoding 30S ribosomal protein S6: MNKYELTVVLNVKLEDEERAAAIEKVKGYITRFGGTVTNVDEWGKKRLAYEIQKSHEAYYYFIQFESDSVCPNEVEAHVRIMEPVIRYLCVKAEA; the protein is encoded by the coding sequence ATGAACAAGTACGAATTAACCGTTGTTCTGAATGTGAAGCTTGAAGACGAAGAGCGTGCAGCAGCAATCGAAAAGGTAAAAGGTTACATCACCCGTTTCGGTGGCACTGTGACCAACGTAGATGAGTGGGGTAAGAAGAGACTTGCTTATGAGATCCAGAAGTCTCATGAAGCATACTACTACTTCATCCAGTTTGAGTCCGATTCTGTATGCCCTAACGAAGTAGAAGCTCACGTTCGTATTATGGAACCAGTGATCAGATACTTATGCGTTAAGGCTGAGGCATAA
- a CDS encoding single-stranded DNA-binding protein produces the protein MNRVILMGRLTRDPEVRYSQGERSMAIARYTLAVDRRGRRGQEGSDQTADFINCVAFDRAGEFAEKYFRQGMRVLVSGRLQTGSYVNKDGQRVYTTEVILDDQEFADSKGAASDMGGYGQSAPSQRPAPTSAIGDGFMNIPDGVEDEGLPFN, from the coding sequence ATGAACAGAGTTATCTTAATGGGCAGATTAACAAGAGATCCGGAAGTAAGATATTCACAGGGAGAGCGTTCTATGGCAATTGCCAGATACACTCTTGCAGTGGACAGAAGAGGCCGCAGAGGTCAGGAGGGAAGTGACCAGACTGCAGATTTCATTAACTGTGTGGCATTTGACCGCGCAGGTGAGTTTGCAGAAAAGTATTTCCGTCAGGGCATGCGTGTGCTGGTTTCCGGAAGGCTTCAGACAGGCAGCTATGTAAATAAGGACGGTCAGAGAGTATACACCACCGAAGTCATCCTTGATGACCAGGAATTCGCAGACAGTAAGGGTGCGGCATCTGATATGGGCGGCTATGGACAGTCAGCTCCATCTCAGAGACCGGCTCCTACCAGCGCGATTGGTGATGGGTTTATGAACATTCCGGACGGAGTTGAAGACGAAGGACTTCCGTTCAACTAG